One Spinacia oleracea cultivar Varoflay chromosome 4, BTI_SOV_V1, whole genome shotgun sequence DNA segment encodes these proteins:
- the LOC110790636 gene encoding transcription repressor OFP13-like, translating into MKLLPRTFFKPLCTQEPKTSSFRITTMKDDIYKTINSVYFNNDAEVVETPDSWFTNSSESGSLSTNEYEHSSMSISGESHLEAIVRGAQHADNRLFFDPGESDSPKLKTDGTRETHSSEKQPFKKSVAMSLESNNPYEDFKKSMEDMVESLGVRDDWERLEELLRWYLKVNGRETHGYIINAFLDLLAGLQVVVIAKNDVHQISKSTTSFSSAASSLSSLSSSTLDIIC; encoded by the coding sequence atgaAGCTTCTTCCTAGAACCTTTTTTAAGCCGTTATGTACTCAGGAACCCAAAACATCGTCATTCCGAATAACGACGATGAAAGACGACATCTACAAGACAATCAACTCAGTGTATTTCAACAACGACGCGGAAGTCGTCGAAACCCCGGACTCGTGGTTTACAAACTCCTCCGAGTCCGGGAGTTTGTCGACAAATGAGTACGAACACTCCTCAATGTCTATCTCAGGGGAGTCACATCTAGAGGCGATTGTCCGTGGGGCACAGCACGCGGACAATCGCCTATTTTTTGACCCCGGGGAGTCCGACTCCCCGAAGCTAAAAACAGATGGTACAAGAGAAACACATTCATCAGAAAAACAGCCATTTAAAAAATCTGTGGCAATGTCACTGGAAAGCAACAACCCGTACGAGGATTTCAAGAAGTCAATGGAAGATATGGTGGAGAGTCTAGGAGTAAGAGATGATTGGGAAAGGTTAGAGGAGTTGCTTCGATGGTATTTGAAGGTTAATGGAAGGGAAACTCATGGTTATATTATTAATGCTTTTCTTGATTTGCTTGCTGGATTACAAGTAGTAGTTATTGCTAAAAATGATGTTCATCAAATTTCTAAGTCTACAACTTCTTTCTCTTCTGCTgcttcttctctttcttctttaTCCTCTTCTACATTAGATATTATTTGTTGA